The nucleotide sequence GGGCAGGCCCTTCTGGCGCAGATGCACATTGGCATAGTCGAACACCGACATGGGGCCAATGGCCTCCAGCGCTTTAAAGCCGGGGTAAACAACCAGATCAACGCGATGGGCGCCAGCGTGGCGATGTTCCATATCAAAAATAAGAGCTAGAAACGCAGATAGATATTGCGCTACAGAGCATTTTTATTGAATGAGCTGCAGCAAACTGCAGCAACTATACGCAGGCCCGGCCATTCGCTGACGCAGGCAGCCATGCAACCATCGCTACAGTTGGGGAATCCCGTTCTGCAACGCGAGTAAAGATTCATGATTCCTGGCCCGCTATTTTCCTGGCCCCAGCTTGTGCTGCTGCTGTCTCCATTTCTGGCCCTGTTGCTGGGCCTGGGCCTGCTGACCTATGGCGCGATTTGGCGGTCCAGCAATCACCATCTGCCCAAAGCGCAACGCCAACGCTTTTGGCGCGCCAGCACCATCACGGTGGCGCTGCTGGTGGCGGCCGGTGGCATCTGGGGCTTGTTTTTGCTGTACAAGACCTATGAGTTCGACCGCAAATTCACACTGCAGACCCACTACCGCCAAAGCCGCGAGCAGTTTGTGCTGCCGCAGGATTTTCAATATGGCGAGTTGCTGATCCCCAAGGGCAGCCTGATCAACAGCTACAACGCTTTTGACAATGGCGAGCCCCAGCGCCCGCTGCGCATGAACCGACTGGATGCAGTGCGCTTTGCCCATCCCGTGCAGGTTGCGGGCGTGTGGGCCAGCGCGATGGAAGGGGATGAACTGGAACTGGACCGCGACCAGCGCATCAGCCCGGTGTTTCATTTCGACAGAAATGTGAATGGCGACTATGGCGCCTGGGTACGTGACCCATCCCAGCCATACCTAGACTGCAAAAAAGGCCAGCTGGCGCGGTTCAACGTGCCGCTGATCGAATACGACATCCAGGCTGAATTTGGCAAGCCCGAACCAGATGGCCCGGATGCCCGCTTCAAGCCCAGCCAGTGGGCGGTGGTGGAGTGCAACAATCACGGCCCCATCGAGGTCAAGCCCGCTTATACCGAGAAAGGCCCACCCGAGGCACAGGCCCAGGTCTGGGGGCCGCTGCTGCCTAACAAGGAAGACTGAAACCCAGCCTCGCACCTTGATCTGCGGCCAACTGACCCGCCCCTGCGGCCATCACCATTCGAGGGCCGGGCCACATGCTCTAAAGTCGGGCTTTCGCAAAGCGAGGCTGTTCAGGGCCTCGCTTTCCCGCCTTCCATAGAAAGACCATCATGAAATCACGCGCCGCCGTAGCCTTCAAAGCCGGAGAACCCCTGCAAATCGTCGAAATCGACGTGGCTCCCCCCAAGGCTGGCGAAGTGCTGGTCAAGATCACCCACACCGGCGTGTGCCACACCGACGCCTTCACCCTGAGCGGTGATGACCCCGAAGGCATCTTCCCCGCCGTGCTGGGCCACGAAGGCGCTGGCATTGTGGTGGAAGTGGGCGAAGGCGTGACCAGCGTCAAGCCCGGCGACCATGTGATTCCGCTGTACACCGCTGAATGCGGCGAGTGCCTGTTCTGCAAGAGCGGCAAGACCAACCTCTGCACAGCCGTGCGCGCCACACAGGGCAAGGGCGTGATGCCTGATGGCACGACGCGCTTCAGCTACAACGGCGAGCCTATCTATCACTACATGGGCTGCTCCACGTTTAGCGAGTACACCGTGGTAGCCGCCGTATCGCTGGCCAAGGTCAACCCCGACGCCAACCCCGAGCAGGTTTGCCTGCTGGGCTGCGGCGTGACCACCGGCCTGGGCGCCGTGTGGAACACCGCCAAGGTGCAAGAAGGTGACACGGTTGCTGTGTTCGGTCTGGGCGGTATCGGTCTGGCCGTGGTGCAAGGCGCGCAGATGGCCAAAGCTGGCCGCATCATCGCCATCGACACCAACCCCGAAAAATTCGCACTGGCCAAGACTTTTGGCGCCACTGATTGCGTGAACCCCAAGGACTTTGACAAGCCTATCCAGCAAGTCATCGTCGAGATGACCGGCTGGGGCGTGGACCACAGCTTTGAGTGCATCGGCAACACCAACGTGATGCGCGCCGCGCTGGAATGCGCCCACCGCGGCTGGGGCCAGTCAGTCATCATCGGCGTGGCAGGCAGCGGCCAGGAAATCTCCACCCGCCCCTTCCAGCTGGTGACCGGCCGCAAGTGGATGGGCACGGCCTTCGGCGGCGTCAAGGGCCGCAGCCAGCTGCCCGGCATGGTGGAAGACGCCATGGCTGGCAAGATTCAGCTGGAACCCTTCGTCACCCACACCATGAGCCTGGCCAAGATCAACGAAGCCTTTGATCTGATGCACGAAGGCAAGTCGATCCGTAGTGTTGTGAACTACGCTGACGCTTCGTAACCCCCTGAGGCGCTCTGCGCCTTCCCCCTTTCTCGCTTCGCGGAAGGGGGACGACACCTTCGGTGCGGGACGGCCCTTCCTCGGTGTCTCGTTGATCGAGCATGCCAGTTTTGAAGATTGCGCCCTAGGCTTTCAATTTCGGAGCCGCTCGCACGAACGGCAATTGGTTTTTTGAATATAAAACAGCTGCAAGTCAACGATTTTCAATGACTTGCAGCTTCTTTTTTAGGAGCAACCATCATGGAACTAAAAAACGCCCACGCCTGCTTTGGCGGCGCTCAGCGCTATTACGAACACCATAGCACCGAGATTGGCCTGGCCATGAAGTTCTCGGTCTACCTGCCACCCAAGGCGGTGATGGGCGAGAAGGTGCCCGCCCTGCTGTATCTGGCGGGCCTGACCTGCACCGAAGAGACCTTCATGACCAAGGCCGGTGCCCAGCGTCTGGCCTCCGAACTCAACGTCGCATTGATCTGCCCGGACACCAGCCCACGCGGTGCGGGTCTGGCCGGTGAGTCGGACAGCTGGGACTTTGGCGTGGGCGCAGGTTTTTACCTGGACGCCACCACCAAGCCCTGGGCGCTGCACTGGCGCATGGAGAGCTACATCTTCAACGACTTGCTGCCGCTGATTGCAGCCAAGCTGCCGGTGGACATGGATCGTCTGGGCATCTTCGGCCACAGCATGGGCGGCCACGGCGCGCTGACGCTGGCGCTGCGCCACCCCGGCGTGTTCAAGTCGGTTTCGGCTTTTGCCCCGATTGCCAACCCCGTCAACTGCCCCTGGGGCCACAAGGCTTTCAGCGGCTATCTGGGCGAGGACAAGACCGAATGGGCCAAGCATGACGCCAGCGAGCTGATGGGCCAGCTGTCTGCCGCACCCTACCCTGCCGGCATCCTCATCGACCAGGGTCTGGCCGACAAGTTCCTGATCGAAAAGCAGTTGCTGCCCGAAGCCTTTGAAGCTGCCTGTGCCAAGGTGGGCCAGCCGCTGACGCTACGCCGCCAGGCGGGCTATGACCACGGCTACTACTTCATTCAGACTTTTATCGACGACCACCTGCGCCACCACGCGCAGCAATTGCAGACCAGTTCTGCAAAATAACCAATTTCAGTGATTCCCAAAGCCTGCGCTGATTTCTAAGATTCCCCCGTGGCTCCAGAAACGTACTGGGCCCCGAGGATAAATGCGCCCATTGAGCGCAACCCATCTTAGTGACTGAGGGAATCCATGAAATCCAACTCTTACGCCCTGCTGGCATTGCTGGCCCTGGGCAGCACCAGCGCGGCCCTGGCGCAAAGCAGCGTCTCGCTGTATGGCCGCATTGATGTATCTGTCGAACAGCAAAAGTACGGCGGCGCCAAAACCACCGGCATGGCCAGCAATGGCTCGTTCATCGGCCTGCGAGCACAGGAAGACCTGGGTGGAGGTCTGAAGGCAGGCTTTGTGCTGGAGTCCAGCATCAACGCCGATAGCGGTAGCGGCTCCAACACATGGGGCGAGGACGATACGTTCAACTTCAAACGCCGCAGCGAAGTCAATCTGGCCGGCAACTGGGGCATGGTGCGCATGGGCACGTTCAAGCACGCATCGTACGAAGCCACGGCGCAAGCCATCAGCTGGCATAACGACAATGTGGGCTCCACCGCAGACAGCTTCAGCAACGCCAACTCACACTCCAATGTGCTGGCCTATCGCACCCCCAGCCTGGCGGGCCTGAGCGCTGAGCTGCAATACCGCTTTGGCGAAAAAGCCGTCTGGTATGACGATATTCAATACCGTGATGGCGTTGACCTGGGTGTGCGCTACGAACGTGGCCCCTGGGGTGCAGGCTTTGGCTATGCACAGAGCACACTCAAAGGTGATGTGCACGGCGACAAGCTCAAGGACAAGGACTATTCGCTGCGCGCCAGCTATGACACCGGCACCTGGGCGCTGGGTGCCTACTACCAGCGCAGTGAAAGACGTGATCTCTGGCCCGGGCTGGAACAGTCCCACGCCCACAGCAACACGCTGCGTATCGCCGGTAAGTATGTCCTGGGTGCCTCCGAATTCCACGCCAGCATCGGCCGCAAAAATTTCTCTTTTTCTTCAGAAAGTCTGAACCCGAGCCAGCCTGGATCAATGCGTGAAAAGTCCAGCATGAACCAGTGGCTGCTGGCCTACCACTACAACCTGAGCCGCCGCACCAAGGTCTATGCCTTCTACGGCCATCAGGATGACGTACCCGTCACGCAAAGCTTTTCCAGCCTCTGGCAAGCTGGCATCAACGGCAACTTCCGCAGCATGGGCGTAGGCATGCGTCACCAGTTCTGACGCGCCGCCCACATTCCACAAACACCAAGAGGAAACCGCCGAAAGGCGGTTTCCTTTTTTCTATCCAGCCATGTGCAGAAGCCCTCAGTGCACCGGCTGTTCATCGGTTTGCGCTTTCAAACACTCTTCAAAAAGAGCATTGAGGCATCCGTGCCTGCCTCGCAGCAAACCTTGTTGCTCACACACGGCTTTCTTCCCCATAAGGGCAATCGTTTTCCCTAAATTTATAAGGAAAGCACACACATTGATTCAAATCAGTGAGTTCATCATCTTTTCAAAGCTGTTTCTTTGGCATAAATTGAAGGCAATCGTTTGCCTTAATCAATTTATTCATCGGCACAAATCAGCAAGGAGACCGCGATGTGTGAGCATGTTTTCCCCTCTACCAGCCCTGAGGCGCTGCTGGCCGCAGTGCTGAAGTCCAACGCCAACACCGGCAATCCGCGACTGAAGGAAATTCTGGAGATCGGCATCCGCCACCTGCATGCGTTTGCACTGGAGGCCGACCTTGCCCCCGCCGAGCTGGAAGTGGGCTTGGACTTTCTGGTCGCCATCGGCCAAGCCAGCGGCCCCAAAAAGCATGAAGGCATCTTGCTGGCCGACATCCTGGGGCTGGCCACGCTGGTTCAGCTCAACGACGCCCGCCACGCGCTGGAAGCTGGCGGCACCGAGCCTGCACTGATCGGCCCGTTCTGGCGTGCCAACCAGCCAGAGCGCAAAAACGGCGAGCGCATTTCCACTGACGACACACCCGGCCCGCGCCTGACGGTCACCGGGCAAGTGTTGTCGCTGGATGGCACGCCACTAGCCGGTGCCCGCGTGGAAACCTGGCAGGCATCGCCCAAAGGGCTGTATGAAAACCAGGACGAGTCCCAGCCCCGCATGAATCTGCGTGGTCGCTTTGTGACCGATGAGAACGGGAGCTTCTCGTTCGAAAGCGTGCGCCCCGCAGGCTACCCGGTTCCAGTGGACGGCCCCTGTGGCGAGCTGCTGGCCGCCCAGAACCGCCACACCATGCGCCCCGCCCATCTGCACTTTCTGGTGGTGGCCCCCGGCCACAAGGTGCTGGCCACGCAGTTCTTTGATGTGGATGACCCCCATGCCCAGGATGACGTGGTGTTCGGTGCCGTGGGCTCGCTGCTGCGCCAGTTTGAGTCTGATGGCGCAAGCGGTTTCAAGCTGGATGTGAAGCTGCGCATGGAGCCGGGCGAGACCCGTGTGCCCAAGTGCCCCATTCCCTAAGCCGCCGCAGGAGCACGCCATGAGCCACACTTTCTCTCCTCTCGATCGTCTGGACGGCCAGACGGTCGTCATCACCGGCGGCACCGGGGCCATCGCTGGCGCAGCCGCCATGCGTCTGGCACATCTGGGCGCACGCATCGTGCTGCTGCATCGCGGCGGCCCGGAAAAATCTGCAGCGCTGCTGCAGTCTCTGCCCGGCACGGGCCACGGCGCAGTGTCTGCCTCGGTCACCCACAGCCATGAACTGAGTGCCGCTGCCCAGCAAGTGCAGCAGGCGTTTGGCGGCGCGCAGATTCTCATCAACTGCGCAGGCCACACCCAGCCCGTTCCAGCCAGCGACCTGGAAGGCCTGACCGACGCGCTGATCGACGAAATGTTCGCCAGCAACTGGCGCGGCACGTTTGCAGCCATTCGAGCCTTTGCACCGCAGCTGGCCGCCAGGGGCGATGGCTTGATCGTCAATATTTCTTCCATCGCGGGCAGCACGGGGCTGGGCAGCAATCTGGCTTATGCCTCATCCAAGGCAGGCATTGACGCACTGACCAAAGGACTGGCCAAGACGCTGGCCCCCAAGGTGCGCGTGCTGGCCGTCTCCCCCGGCGTGGTGGACAGCGGCTTTGTCTCTGGTCGCGATGCCAGCTTCAACACCAAGGTCGGCGCAACCATTCCGCTGCAGCGCGTGGGCACGGCCGACGACGTGGCGGCCGCCATCGCCGCCTGCTGCACCAGTCTGCGCTATGCCACCGGCAGCATTTTTGTGGCCGACGGTGGCCGCCACCTCTGACTTTGCCCAGGAGATTCACCATGAGCCAGCCCACCATCCTGACCTGTGCCGTCACCGGCAACCTCACTACGCCCGAGCAAACGGCCTATCTGCCCGTCACCCCCGAGCAGATCTCCATCGCCTGCATCGAAGCCCATGACGCCGGAGCTGCCGCCGTGCACATCCATGTGCGCGACCCCAAAACCGGCAAGCCCTCCATGGATGTGGACCTCTATGCCCAGGTGGTGGAAACACTGCGCAAGGAACGCCCGGAACTCATCATCAACCTGACCACCGGCCCCGGCGGGCGCTATGTACCCAGCGCCGATGACCCCAAGGTGTTTGCCGCAGGCACATCGCTGCTGCCGCCCGAAGCCCGTGTCGATCACATTGCCGCGCTGCGCCCCGATATCTGCTCGCTGGACCTGAACACCATGAACTCTGGCGAGCAGGTGGTGATGAACACCCCCGCCAATGTGCGCCGCATGGCGAAGGTGATTCGCGAGGCAGGCGTAGTGCCCGAGCTGGAATGCTTTGACACCGGTGACCTGGTGCTGGCCCAGCAGCTGATTGCCGACGAGTACCTGCAAGGCCCGGGCATCTACAGCTTTGTGATGGGCGTGCGCTACTCGCTGCCCTTTAACACCCAGGCCATGCAGATGGCGCTGTCGCTGATTCCGCACAAAGCCGAGTGGACAGCCTTTGCCGTGGGCCGCCATGCGTTTCAAGCGGTGGCCCAGGCCTATCTGCTGGGCGGCAATGTGCGCATCGGTCTGGAAGACACGATTTATCTGGACCGTGGCCAGCTGGCCAGAAGCAATGCAGAGCTGGTGACCAAGGCCCGCCGCATTGTGCAGGACCTGGGCGGCACGCTGGCCACCAGTGCCCAGGCTCGCCAGCGCTGGGGTCTGCGCGCCAGCAACCAGAAGGCCTGATTTTCATCTCTCTCCCCTATCCATCCTCCTCAACGAAAGCCCACCATGACTGTTGCCCAATCTCTGCGCCTGAGCGCCAAGGCCGCCACCGCCGCCGACATCGCCCCCGCCATCGTCAATCAGACCCAGCCTGCTGCCACCGCCACGGAAGCGGTCATTGAAATTTATGCCGCTGCCGTCAACCCCAGCGATGTGAAAGCTGCACTGGGCTCCATGCCCCAGGCCGTGTGGCCACGTACCCCCGGCCGCGACTTTGCGGGCCGCGTGATTGCAGGGCCTGAGGACTGGGTAGGCCAGGATGTCTGGGGCACGGGTGGCGACCTGGGCGTGACACGCGACGGTACCCACGCCCGCTATCTGGTGCTACCTGTCAGTGCTCTGAGCCGCAAACCCAAAAGTGTTTCTGTGGCAGCCGCTGCCACTGTGGGCGTGCCCTTTATCACCGCCAATGAAGGCCTGCGCCGTGCTGGTCTGAAAGGTGAGGGGCAGACACTGATCGTCTTTGGCTCCAATGGCAAAGTGGGCCAGGCCGCAGTGCAACTGGCCACTCGCGCGGGTGCCCAGGTCATTGGCGTGGAGCGCGGCTCCAGCCAGTACCGTGGCCATGCATCGTCCGCCGTGACCGCGTTTGACGCCCAGGACCCCGATCTGGTGCAAAAGCTGCTGGATGCAACCGGTGGGCGCGGTGCCGATATCGCCTACAACACCGTGGGATCGCCTTACTTTGAGACTGCGCTGGCCACCCTGGCCATCGGCGGCACGCAGATCCTTATCTCGACCATCGAGCGCAATGTCTCCTTCGACATTCTGGCTTTCTATCGCCGCAATCTGCAGATGCTGGGCGTGGACAGTCTCAAGCTCTCCGTTACCCAATGCGCCCAGGTGCTCAACCAGTTGCTGCCGGGGTTTGACGATGGCTCGCTCAAGGCTTTTGAGGTGGACGAGTCTTCGCTGATTCCGCTCAGCGGCGCCGCCGACGCTTACCGCAAAGTGCTCAGCGGCTCCATGGACCGCGTGGTTCTGGCCCCCTGATTACCCCCCAGGAGCACGCCATGCATGTCGTTCCCATTACCGAGGCTCCCGCCTATGAAGCACCTGGCCATATGCAGATGGCCATGCAACGACTGCAGGGCATGGAGGCAGGGCCTTCCGGCAGCGTCTGGATTGGCTGTTCCCTGCTGGAGCCTGGCGGCGGCACCACGCTGGCTGGCTCAGACCTTGAAAAGTTCTACATCTGCCTGGAAGGCGTGGTGCAAGTCACTGCGGTTGCTGACGGTCACCGTCAGGAAACGCATCTGCACCCGCTGGACAGTTGCCGCATCGCCCCCGGAGAAGCACGTCAGTTGTTCAATCCCGGCACCACCGCAGCGCGCCTGCTGCTGGTGATGCCACAGAGGACCTCAACACCCCCACAGGAGACAAGTCCATGAACCGCAACCGCATCACCACGATCTGCGCCGCCCTGCTGCTGGGCAGCGCCCCCCTGACCAGCGCACTGGCACAGGACCCCTACCCCAACAAACCGGTGCGCATCATCGTGCCGTTCACCGCCGGGTCTGCTACCGACATCATTGCCCGCGCCGTAGGCGAAGGCTTGCGCAAGGAACTGGGCAACCAGCCCGTCATCGTGGAAAACAAGCCCGGTGCCGGGGGCACGCTGGGGGCAGCGCAAGTGGCCAGCTCACCTGCTGATGGCTATACGCTGCTGGTTCATTCTGCCGGTCATGTGGCCAATGCCGCGCTCTACCCCGGTCTGCGTTACGACCCGATCAAGGATTTCAAGCCTCTGGCCATGCTGGCCTCCGTGCCCAATGTGCTGGTGGTTTCGCCCAAAGCCAACTACAAGGATCTGGCCGCGCTGGTTAGCAAAGCCAAGGCCGAGCCTGGCAAGCTGCTCTACGCCTCTGCAGGCAATGGCAGCGCCACACACATGAACGCCGAGAAGTTCAGAATTGCATCCCAGATTGATGCCGTGCATGTGCCCTACCGCGGCACCCCCGAGGCGATCACGGATGTGATCTCCGGTCAGGTCAACTGGTTCTTTGCCCCCATCACCAGCGCCATCCCCATGATCAAGGATCACAAGCTGCAGGCCCTGGCCGTTGGCTCGCCCCAGCGCGCCACGGCACTGCCCGATGTGCCGACAACAGTGGAAGCGGGCTTTCCCAACTCATCCTATGACTTCTGGATCGGGCTGTTTGCCCCTGCCAAGCTGCCGCCCGCATTGGCTGAGCAGATCAGCAAGGCCACGGCCACTGCCCTGCGCTCTGATGCCGTCAAGGCGCGCTTTACGGCTCTGGGTGCCAACGCGCCCCATGTGGAGCCTGCGCAGTTCGAGGGTTTTGTAAAAGCCGAATCTGCCGTCGCCACCAAGCTGATTCAGCAAGCCAAAATCACGCAGAACTGAACGCCGTTCTGCGGCTCAGAAAGCGCTCTGTACCGGAGCGCTTTTTTGCTTTTAGCGGCGCGTGGCCGTCGAAGCACGTACCACCAGCGAGGGCGTGAGAATGCGCGTTGTCGTGGCCTGACCATCACCGTTGATATTTTCCATCAGCACCTGCGCAGCCTGACGCCCCATTTCGGCCACCGGAATATGGATGGTAGTCAGCGGCGGCTGAACAATGTCCACAAACGGCATGTCGTTGTGCCCCACCAGAGACACATCGGCAGGAATGGCAATGCCCAGCTCCCGTGCCACATCCATCACCCCCAGCGCCAGCAGATCGTTGCTGGCAAAGATGGCGGTGAATGGTCGGTCATGCAAATTCCAGCCTTCAAACAGCTGCCGCGCCGCCTTGACGCCTTCTTCTCGCGTAAAGGCCTGAGCATCCACCACCATGGGCGGCTCACTCTGCATCAATTCAAGAAACGCCTTCTTGCGCGCCGCGCCTGTGGATGACGAGGCAGGGCCTGCCACATGCGCAATCCGCTCATGGCCCAGCGCCCGCAGATGGGCGATGGCCAGATGGGTGCTCTCCTGGTCATCATTGACCACACTGGAAAAGCGCCGCTCGCCCAAGCCTCGGTTGACTAGCACCGTCGGAATCTTCTGCTGCACGGCTTCTTCCAGCATGGCGTCACCGCTCTCAGCGGCCAGAATCAGCAGCCCGCTGACCTGGCGCATGGCCAGCTCCTGCACCAGACGGGCCCGCGCCTCCTTGCCCTCCGGCGGCTGGGTGATTAGCGCCAGCATGTCGTGCTTGCGCAGCTCCTGCTCCAGCCCCTTGACGATGGGCGCAAACAAAGGGTTGGCCAGATCGGGCACGATGATGGCAGCCATATTGCTGCGCTTGGTGCGCAAAGAGGCCGCAACGATATTGGGCTGATACCCCAGACTGCGCGCCACGGCTTCAATCTCGGCCCGCTTGGCTGCAGACACCTTGCCCGCTACGCCGCGCAAAGCACGCGAAACAGTGGCGGCATGGACTCCGGCGGCCTTGGCAACATCGTCAATGGTTACAGGCATGTATTCACTCTTGGCTAGGGGAATCTGATTTTAAGAACGTGCGGACGAAAACTGCCCCTCACCCTCAGTCAACTTGAGGCGCCACCTTGCCCCTGCAACCAGCGCGCTGCCACCGTGCAAGCCTGGCCCAGCAGAGGCTGGGCCTCATCTTCAAAATGAGTAGCGGTGGCAAAGTAGCCCAGAGACACCTCATGCAACGCATTCTTGAACGGGCTGGCACTGACAAAGTCACCCGCAAGAAAGTCTTGGTAGGCCTTTTTATCTGCCAGGCAGATGCGCACAGCCTGCTCATAAAAACGCAAGGTGTTGCTTGCATTGAAGTTTTGAAACATCTGCGCCATTTCGGCCAGATATTCCCCGCCTGCATTGAAAAACAACTGGGCAAAGCCGCCGTTTATAAGGTTTCTGGCCAC is from Comamonas fluminis and encodes:
- a CDS encoding Bug family tripartite tricarboxylate transporter substrate binding protein produces the protein MNRNRITTICAALLLGSAPLTSALAQDPYPNKPVRIIVPFTAGSATDIIARAVGEGLRKELGNQPVIVENKPGAGGTLGAAQVASSPADGYTLLVHSAGHVANAALYPGLRYDPIKDFKPLAMLASVPNVLVVSPKANYKDLAALVSKAKAEPGKLLYASAGNGSATHMNAEKFRIASQIDAVHVPYRGTPEAITDVISGQVNWFFAPITSAIPMIKDHKLQALAVGSPQRATALPDVPTTVEAGFPNSSYDFWIGLFAPAKLPPALAEQISKATATALRSDAVKARFTALGANAPHVEPAQFEGFVKAESAVATKLIQQAKITQN
- the fghA gene encoding S-formylglutathione hydrolase, whose protein sequence is MELKNAHACFGGAQRYYEHHSTEIGLAMKFSVYLPPKAVMGEKVPALLYLAGLTCTEETFMTKAGAQRLASELNVALICPDTSPRGAGLAGESDSWDFGVGAGFYLDATTKPWALHWRMESYIFNDLLPLIAAKLPVDMDRLGIFGHSMGGHGALTLALRHPGVFKSVSAFAPIANPVNCPWGHKAFSGYLGEDKTEWAKHDASELMGQLSAAPYPAGILIDQGLADKFLIEKQLLPEAFEAACAKVGQPLTLRRQAGYDHGYYFIQTFIDDHLRHHAQQLQTSSAK
- a CDS encoding porin, whose translation is MKSNSYALLALLALGSTSAALAQSSVSLYGRIDVSVEQQKYGGAKTTGMASNGSFIGLRAQEDLGGGLKAGFVLESSINADSGSGSNTWGEDDTFNFKRRSEVNLAGNWGMVRMGTFKHASYEATAQAISWHNDNVGSTADSFSNANSHSNVLAYRTPSLAGLSAELQYRFGEKAVWYDDIQYRDGVDLGVRYERGPWGAGFGYAQSTLKGDVHGDKLKDKDYSLRASYDTGTWALGAYYQRSERRDLWPGLEQSHAHSNTLRIAGKYVLGASEFHASIGRKNFSFSSESLNPSQPGSMREKSSMNQWLLAYHYNLSRRTKVYAFYGHQDDVPVTQSFSSLWQAGINGNFRSMGVGMRHQF
- a CDS encoding quinone oxidoreductase family protein, whose protein sequence is MTVAQSLRLSAKAATAADIAPAIVNQTQPAATATEAVIEIYAAAVNPSDVKAALGSMPQAVWPRTPGRDFAGRVIAGPEDWVGQDVWGTGGDLGVTRDGTHARYLVLPVSALSRKPKSVSVAAAATVGVPFITANEGLRRAGLKGEGQTLIVFGSNGKVGQAAVQLATRAGAQVIGVERGSSQYRGHASSAVTAFDAQDPDLVQKLLDATGGRGADIAYNTVGSPYFETALATLAIGGTQILISTIERNVSFDILAFYRRNLQMLGVDSLKLSVTQCAQVLNQLLPGFDDGSLKAFEVDESSLIPLSGAADAYRKVLSGSMDRVVLAP
- a CDS encoding DMP19 family protein; the encoded protein is MTAEHHSPEEPLGLESLCALAVKLQHGTASTSHPPQQVMDVVLAAFVARNLINGGFAQLFFNAGGEYLAEMAQMFQNFNASNTLRFYEQAVRICLADKKAYQDFLAGDFVSASPFKNALHEVSLGYFATATHFEDEAQPLLGQACTVAARWLQGQGGASS
- a CDS encoding S-(hydroxymethyl)glutathione dehydrogenase/class III alcohol dehydrogenase, which produces MKSRAAVAFKAGEPLQIVEIDVAPPKAGEVLVKITHTGVCHTDAFTLSGDDPEGIFPAVLGHEGAGIVVEVGEGVTSVKPGDHVIPLYTAECGECLFCKSGKTNLCTAVRATQGKGVMPDGTTRFSYNGEPIYHYMGCSTFSEYTVVAAVSLAKVNPDANPEQVCLLGCGVTTGLGAVWNTAKVQEGDTVAVFGLGGIGLAVVQGAQMAKAGRIIAIDTNPEKFALAKTFGATDCVNPKDFDKPIQQVIVEMTGWGVDHSFECIGNTNVMRAALECAHRGWGQSVIIGVAGSGQEISTRPFQLVTGRKWMGTAFGGVKGRSQLPGMVEDAMAGKIQLEPFVTHTMSLAKINEAFDLMHEGKSIRSVVNYADAS
- a CDS encoding 3-keto-5-aminohexanoate cleavage protein; translation: MSQPTILTCAVTGNLTTPEQTAYLPVTPEQISIACIEAHDAGAAAVHIHVRDPKTGKPSMDVDLYAQVVETLRKERPELIINLTTGPGGRYVPSADDPKVFAAGTSLLPPEARVDHIAALRPDICSLDLNTMNSGEQVVMNTPANVRRMAKVIREAGVVPELECFDTGDLVLAQQLIADEYLQGPGIYSFVMGVRYSLPFNTQAMQMALSLIPHKAEWTAFAVGRHAFQAVAQAYLLGGNVRIGLEDTIYLDRGQLARSNAELVTKARRIVQDLGGTLATSAQARQRWGLRASNQKA
- a CDS encoding dioxygenase; its protein translation is MCEHVFPSTSPEALLAAVLKSNANTGNPRLKEILEIGIRHLHAFALEADLAPAELEVGLDFLVAIGQASGPKKHEGILLADILGLATLVQLNDARHALEAGGTEPALIGPFWRANQPERKNGERISTDDTPGPRLTVTGQVLSLDGTPLAGARVETWQASPKGLYENQDESQPRMNLRGRFVTDENGSFSFESVRPAGYPVPVDGPCGELLAAQNRHTMRPAHLHFLVVAPGHKVLATQFFDVDDPHAQDDVVFGAVGSLLRQFESDGASGFKLDVKLRMEPGETRVPKCPIP
- a CDS encoding cupin domain-containing protein; translated protein: MHVVPITEAPAYEAPGHMQMAMQRLQGMEAGPSGSVWIGCSLLEPGGGTTLAGSDLEKFYICLEGVVQVTAVADGHRQETHLHPLDSCRIAPGEARQLFNPGTTAARLLLVMPQRTSTPPQETSP
- a CDS encoding SDR family NAD(P)-dependent oxidoreductase, with the protein product MSHTFSPLDRLDGQTVVITGGTGAIAGAAAMRLAHLGARIVLLHRGGPEKSAALLQSLPGTGHGAVSASVTHSHELSAAAQQVQQAFGGAQILINCAGHTQPVPASDLEGLTDALIDEMFASNWRGTFAAIRAFAPQLAARGDGLIVNISSIAGSTGLGSNLAYASSKAGIDALTKGLAKTLAPKVRVLAVSPGVVDSGFVSGRDASFNTKVGATIPLQRVGTADDVAAAIAACCTSLRYATGSIFVADGGRHL
- a CDS encoding LacI family DNA-binding transcriptional regulator, with the translated sequence MPVTIDDVAKAAGVHAATVSRALRGVAGKVSAAKRAEIEAVARSLGYQPNIVAASLRTKRSNMAAIIVPDLANPLFAPIVKGLEQELRKHDMLALITQPPEGKEARARLVQELAMRQVSGLLILAAESGDAMLEEAVQQKIPTVLVNRGLGERRFSSVVNDDQESTHLAIAHLRALGHERIAHVAGPASSSTGAARKKAFLELMQSEPPMVVDAQAFTREEGVKAARQLFEGWNLHDRPFTAIFASNDLLALGVMDVARELGIAIPADVSLVGHNDMPFVDIVQPPLTTIHIPVAEMGRQAAQVLMENINGDGQATTTRILTPSLVVRASTATRR